A window of the Candidatus Kapaibacterium thiocyanatum genome harbors these coding sequences:
- a CDS encoding dihydropteroate synthase — MNFPRIMGVVNVTPDSFSDGGQFISPAQAIDHALRLIDQGADQLDIGGESTRPGAEGIVPVDEEMHRVIPVIEGIRRIHAGIPISIDTRKAIVAEAALESGATMVNDVTAGRHDPAMFAIVTRHDVPFVVMHMQGTPGTMQDSPMYADVVAEVHEFLRERVEAARNAGIGTVYVDVGIGFGKTLEHNLSLLRNLQRFNDLGDGQVLGISRKRFLGAITGITEPRERDEATALMHALLAAVPVYMIRVHNVELIGRLRLLVRSLNG; from the coding sequence ATGAACTTTCCCCGCATCATGGGTGTGGTGAACGTCACACCGGATTCGTTTTCCGATGGTGGGCAGTTCATCTCACCCGCGCAGGCCATCGACCATGCGCTGCGCCTGATCGATCAAGGGGCCGATCAGCTCGACATCGGTGGTGAAAGTACACGGCCGGGGGCCGAAGGGATCGTTCCCGTTGATGAAGAGATGCATCGCGTCATTCCCGTCATCGAGGGTATACGCCGCATCCACGCAGGGATCCCGATCTCGATCGATACCAGAAAGGCCATCGTAGCGGAAGCCGCACTGGAGTCCGGAGCGACGATGGTGAACGATGTCACGGCGGGCCGTCATGACCCGGCCATGTTCGCCATTGTCACCCGTCACGACGTACCGTTCGTCGTCATGCATATGCAGGGTACACCCGGCACGATGCAGGATTCACCGATGTATGCGGACGTCGTCGCCGAAGTTCACGAATTTCTTCGGGAGCGGGTGGAAGCCGCACGGAATGCGGGAATCGGTACGGTCTATGTCGATGTCGGAATCGGATTCGGCAAGACACTCGAACACAACCTGTCCCTGCTGCGGAACCTGCAGCGTTTCAACGATCTCGGTGACGGGCAGGTGCTGGGCATTTCACGTAAACGATTCCTCGGCGCCATCACGGGAATCACCGAGCCCAGGGAACGGGACGAGGCCACGGCCCTCATGCATGCATTGCTGGCTGCCGTTCCCGTCTACATGATCAGGGTGCACAACGTCGAACTGATAGGAAGGCTGCGGTTGCTGGTCCGCTCGCTGAACGGCTGA